The following proteins are co-located in the Pseudomonas sp. DY-1 genome:
- a CDS encoding adenosylcobinamide-GDP ribazoletransferase: protein MTPLLIALQFLTRLPVRLPGMPEPAQIGRSLLWYPPVGLLLGALLLGGAWLLDGHPPLLSAALLLALWIGLSGGLHLDGLADTADAWVGGYGDRERTLTIMKDPRSGPIAVVVLVVVLLLKFAALTALLQAGQWLPLLLAPWLARGMLPLLFLTTPYVRPGGLGQAIAEHLPRRELPMWLAVQGALILLLGWPAWIALVAALALFGWLRGRFMQRLGGTTGDTAGAMVELVEVGVLVGVALFA from the coding sequence ATGACGCCCCTGCTGATCGCCCTGCAATTCCTCACCCGTCTGCCCGTGCGTCTGCCGGGTATGCCGGAGCCGGCGCAGATCGGCCGGTCGCTGCTCTGGTATCCCCCGGTCGGATTGCTGCTCGGCGCACTGCTGTTGGGCGGTGCCTGGCTGCTGGACGGGCATCCGCCGCTGTTGTCGGCGGCCCTGTTGCTGGCACTCTGGATCGGATTGTCGGGCGGCCTGCATCTGGACGGATTGGCGGACACGGCCGATGCCTGGGTAGGTGGCTACGGCGACCGCGAACGCACCCTGACGATCATGAAGGACCCACGCAGCGGGCCGATCGCGGTGGTGGTGCTGGTGGTGGTGCTGCTGCTCAAGTTCGCTGCATTGACGGCCCTGTTGCAGGCAGGGCAATGGCTGCCCCTGTTGCTGGCGCCCTGGCTGGCGCGAGGGATGTTGCCCCTGCTGTTCCTTACCACCCCTTACGTCCGTCCCGGCGGCCTGGGACAGGCGATTGCCGAACATCTCCCGCGCCGCGAATTGCCGATGTGGTTGGCGGTTCAGGGGGCACTGATTCTGCTGCTGGGCTGGCCCGCCTGGATCGCCCTGGTGGCGGCGCTGGCGCTGTTTGGCTGGCTGCGCGGGCGGTTCATGCAACGCCTGGGTGGCACGACCGGGGATACGGCGGGAGCGATGGTGGAGTTGGTGGAGGTGGGGGTGTTGGTGGGGGTGGCGTTGTTCGCCTGA
- a CDS encoding sulfurtransferase: protein MSLAQLISPAQLSARQDEPGLIILDCRFSLDDPAYGQRSYNESHIPKARFADLERDLSSPVIRGVTGRHPLPDPTALAGKLRDWGIAADSTIVLYDDGPGAFAARAWWLLAWLGKRDGVFLLDGGLKAWRDAELPLTAVTPTAQAGTFSGQPDASLLVDADDLQQRLGNANLTLLDARALPRFKGEVEPIDPVAGHIPGAQCAAFTDNLGSDGRFLPADALKQRFATLIGDRPLDELVAYCGSGVTACHNLFALSLAGYPLARLYAGSWSEWITQPSRPLATGE, encoded by the coding sequence ATGTCGCTCGCACAGCTCATCAGCCCTGCCCAACTCAGTGCCCGCCAGGATGAACCGGGCCTGATCATCCTCGACTGCCGCTTCTCCCTCGACGATCCGGCCTACGGCCAGCGCAGCTACAACGAGAGCCACATTCCCAAGGCCCGCTTCGCCGACCTGGAACGTGACCTTTCCAGCCCAGTGATCCGTGGCGTGACCGGCCGCCATCCGCTGCCGGACCCGACGGCTCTGGCCGGAAAACTGCGCGACTGGGGCATCGCTGCCGACAGCACCATCGTGCTTTACGACGACGGCCCCGGCGCATTCGCCGCGCGCGCCTGGTGGCTACTGGCCTGGCTGGGCAAACGCGACGGCGTATTCCTCCTGGATGGCGGCCTCAAGGCCTGGCGAGATGCAGAACTGCCGCTGACCGCCGTAACACCAACGGCGCAGGCCGGCACTTTCTCCGGGCAACCCGACGCCAGCCTGCTGGTCGACGCCGACGACCTCCAGCAGCGCCTGGGCAATGCGAATCTGACCCTGCTGGACGCCCGCGCGCTACCCCGCTTCAAGGGAGAAGTGGAGCCCATCGACCCGGTCGCCGGCCATATTCCGGGCGCCCAGTGCGCCGCCTTCACCGATAACCTCGGCAGCGATGGTCGCTTCCTCCCGGCCGACGCCCTCAAGCAGCGCTTCGCCACCCTGATCGGTGATCGTCCACTGGACGAGTTGGTGGCCTATTGCGGCTCTGGCGTCACTGCCTGCCACAACCTCTTCGCCTTGAGCCTCGCCGGTTACCCTCTCGCACGGCTCTACGCCGGCTCCTGGAGCGAGTGGATCACCCAGCCTTCGCGGCCGCTGGCCACTGGCGAATAA
- a CDS encoding OmpP1/FadL family transporter codes for MISRVLKTALALAVSAASSYSLAAGFALNEQSVSGMGTAFAGRSSSADDATTVYGNPAGMSRLKREQVSVGAAAIFAKTDIDDARGTFGGSNDGDMVPTVGVPMGYYVKPIDDNWTFGLGMYVPFGLITDYETGFAGRYYGDKSEVRVITLQPTVSYRINDQLSVGFGPTINRIDGELTSSVLNPLSPGRNDGRVKVKGDDTALGFNAGILFELDPRTRFGLTYHSKVDYKLKGDTTVSGSGPVLASSAGKYDASLDLETPESVDFSVTHDLNDAWTLYAGSTWTRWSRLEEIKVDNEGIRGLLAPALGTITEEQDWRDTWSYAVGAAYKLNQQWTLRAGLAYDQSPARNEHRSPRIPTNDRKIFSLGAAWSPNDDVTVDVAYSYLKEDDADINQVSASKGAYRATFQNSAHGLGAQLTYRF; via the coding sequence GTGATAAGCAGAGTCCTCAAGACCGCCCTCGCCCTGGCCGTCAGCGCCGCTTCCAGCTACAGCCTGGCCGCTGGCTTCGCCCTCAACGAGCAAAGCGTGAGTGGCATGGGCACCGCCTTCGCCGGCCGTTCGTCCTCCGCCGACGACGCCACCACCGTGTACGGCAACCCCGCCGGCATGTCGCGCCTGAAGCGCGAGCAGGTCAGCGTCGGCGCCGCCGCCATCTTCGCGAAGACCGATATCGACGACGCTCGCGGTACTTTCGGTGGCAGCAACGATGGCGACATGGTTCCCACCGTGGGCGTTCCCATGGGCTATTACGTCAAGCCGATCGATGACAACTGGACCTTCGGCCTCGGCATGTACGTGCCCTTCGGCCTGATCACCGACTACGAAACCGGTTTCGCCGGCCGTTACTACGGCGACAAGAGCGAAGTGCGCGTGATCACCCTGCAGCCCACCGTCAGCTATCGCATCAACGACCAGCTGTCCGTCGGCTTCGGCCCCACCATCAACCGCATCGACGGCGAGCTGACCTCCTCCGTGCTCAACCCGCTGTCCCCGGGCCGCAACGACGGCCGCGTGAAGGTCAAGGGCGACGACACCGCGCTGGGCTTCAACGCTGGCATCCTCTTCGAGCTGGACCCGCGCACCCGCTTCGGCCTGACCTACCACTCCAAGGTGGACTACAAGCTGAAGGGCGACACCACCGTTTCCGGCAGTGGCCCGGTACTGGCCAGCTCCGCCGGCAAGTACGATGCCTCGTTGGACCTGGAGACCCCGGAATCGGTCGACTTCTCCGTCACCCACGACCTGAACGACGCCTGGACCCTCTACGCCGGCAGCACCTGGACCCGCTGGAGCCGCCTGGAAGAAATCAAGGTGGATAACGAGGGGATTCGCGGACTGCTGGCACCGGCCCTCGGCACCATCACCGAAGAGCAGGACTGGCGTGATACCTGGTCCTACGCCGTAGGTGCGGCCTACAAGCTGAACCAGCAGTGGACCCTCCGTGCAGGTCTCGCCTACGACCAGTCCCCGGCCCGCAATGAGCACCGCTCGCCGCGCATCCCGACCAATGATCGCAAGATCTTCAGCCTGGGCGCCGCCTGGAGCCCCAACGACGACGTGACCGTCGACGTGGCCTACTCCTACCTGAAGGAAGATGACGCCGACATCAATCAGGTCAGCGCCTCCAAAGGGGCCTATCGCGCCACCTTCCAGAACAGTGCCCACGGCCTGGGTGCGCAGTTGACCTACCGCTTCTAA
- a CDS encoding Lrp/AsnC family transcriptional regulator, with protein MDKKDLQIIELLQQDASISLAELAEAVNLSPTPCWRRLQKLREDGVIRKQVTLCDAERLNLGVTVFVTIRTSRHSDDWTRQFIEGTRDIPEIVEIYRMTGDVDYLLKIVVPDIKGYDAVYKRLIRVADLSDVSSGFAMEVIKHTTALPLGHLAL; from the coding sequence ATGGACAAGAAAGACCTGCAGATCATCGAACTCCTGCAGCAGGACGCCTCCATCTCCCTTGCGGAGCTCGCCGAAGCGGTGAATCTTTCCCCCACGCCCTGCTGGCGACGCCTGCAGAAACTGCGTGAGGACGGGGTAATCCGTAAACAGGTGACGCTCTGCGATGCCGAGCGGCTCAACCTAGGGGTCACGGTATTCGTCACTATCCGCACCAGCCGCCACAGCGACGACTGGACCCGACAATTCATCGAAGGCACCCGCGACATTCCCGAGATCGTCGAGATCTACCGCATGACCGGCGATGTCGACTACCTGCTGAAAATCGTGGTACCGGACATCAAGGGTTACGACGCGGTATATAAGCGCCTGATCCGCGTCGCGGACCTGTCCGACGTCAGCTCCGGCTTCGCCATGGAAGTGATCAAGCACACCACGGCACTGCCGCTCGGCCACCTGGCGCTGTAG
- a CDS encoding MFS transporter, which produces MTSVWRTSGWVLLGASLILALSLGIRHGFGLFLAPMSSEFGWGREVFAFAIALQNLIWGLAQPFTGALADRFGAAKTVIVGGVLYALGLVLMGFADSALSLSFSAGLLIGIGLSGTSFSVILGVVGRAVPVDKRSMAMGIAAAAGSFGQFAMLPGTLGLIGWLGWSSALLALGLLVALIVPLVGLLKDNPPPPQAHEQSLGEALREATSHSGFWLLALGFFVCGFQVVFIGVHLPAYLVDQHLPASVGTTVLALVGLFNVFGTYIAGWLGGRHAKPKLLTGLYLLRGVVIVAFVYSPLSIWSAYAFGMAMGLLWLSTVPLTNGTVATLFGVRNLSMLGGIVFLFHQLGAFLGGWLGGYLYDHTGSYELVWQISIFLSLLAAVLNWPVREQPVARLQPAGAA; this is translated from the coding sequence ATGACATCGGTATGGCGTACGAGTGGCTGGGTTCTTCTTGGGGCGTCACTGATCCTGGCGCTTTCCCTGGGCATTCGGCATGGCTTTGGCCTGTTCCTGGCGCCGATGAGCAGCGAGTTCGGCTGGGGCCGCGAGGTATTCGCCTTCGCCATCGCCCTGCAGAACCTGATCTGGGGTCTGGCGCAGCCCTTCACCGGGGCTCTGGCCGACCGCTTCGGCGCGGCGAAGACGGTGATCGTGGGCGGCGTGCTCTATGCCTTGGGCCTGGTGCTGATGGGGTTCGCCGATTCGGCCCTGTCGCTGTCGTTCAGTGCCGGTCTGCTCATCGGTATCGGCCTGTCGGGCACCTCCTTCTCGGTGATTCTCGGCGTGGTAGGGCGCGCCGTGCCTGTGGATAAGCGCAGCATGGCGATGGGCATCGCCGCAGCCGCCGGCTCCTTCGGCCAGTTCGCCATGCTGCCCGGCACCCTCGGGTTGATCGGCTGGCTAGGCTGGTCGTCCGCGCTGTTGGCGCTGGGCCTGCTGGTGGCGCTGATCGTGCCGCTGGTAGGGCTACTCAAGGACAATCCGCCGCCGCCCCAGGCCCATGAACAGAGCTTGGGCGAAGCCCTGCGCGAGGCGACATCGCATAGCGGTTTCTGGCTGTTGGCCCTCGGTTTCTTTGTCTGTGGCTTCCAGGTGGTATTCATCGGCGTGCATCTGCCGGCCTACCTGGTTGACCAACACTTGCCAGCTTCGGTGGGCACCACGGTGCTGGCGCTGGTAGGGCTGTTCAACGTGTTCGGCACTTACATCGCCGGCTGGCTGGGAGGCCGTCACGCCAAACCGAAGCTGCTTACCGGGCTTTACCTGCTGCGTGGCGTGGTGATCGTGGCGTTCGTCTATTCGCCGCTGAGCATTTGGAGCGCCTATGCCTTCGGTATGGCCATGGGGTTGTTGTGGCTGTCTACAGTCCCCCTGACCAATGGCACGGTCGCGACCCTCTTCGGCGTGCGCAACCTGTCCATGCTCGGTGGTATCGTCTTCCTGTTCCACCAGCTCGGCGCCTTCCTCGGCGGTTGGCTGGGTGGCTACCTCTATGACCACACGGGCAGTTATGAACTGGTATGGCAGATTTCCATCTTCCTCAGCCTGCTGGCCGCCGTGCTGAACTGGCCGGTGCGCGAACAGCCGGTGGCGCGCCTTCAACCCGCCGGGGCCGCATGA
- a CDS encoding 1-acyl-sn-glycerol-3-phosphate acyltransferase, with protein sequence MPSLQILSERASLIRRLGVILGTLSVVFYYCCLVLMRAPLGRLDRACVDRYTRAMSRLLLRLVRMDLSVHGAIPDFNDGRRYLVLCSHSSHYDIPASFVALPGSIRMLAKKELFRIPFLGPAMRAAEFPSIDRHNRRQALADLATARQMMESGIVLWAAPEGTRSADGRLLKFKKGCFHLALDTDAVIIPVSIRGIHRVLPARTFRLNLGQKVEVHVGEPIDASRYGPERLGELMAETRERMEGLLGQQLGDATNPDGVTSYPPPARTL encoded by the coding sequence ATGCCAAGCCTGCAAATTCTGAGTGAACGTGCCTCGCTGATCCGCCGTCTGGGCGTGATCCTGGGGACTCTTTCGGTGGTCTTCTACTACTGCTGCCTTGTGCTGATGCGCGCGCCGCTGGGGCGCCTCGACCGCGCCTGTGTGGACCGCTATACCCGTGCCATGTCACGCCTGCTTCTGCGCCTGGTGCGCATGGACCTGTCGGTGCACGGCGCGATACCTGATTTCAATGATGGCCGCCGCTATCTGGTTCTTTGCAGCCATTCCAGCCATTACGACATTCCGGCCAGCTTCGTCGCGCTGCCGGGGTCGATCCGCATGCTGGCGAAGAAGGAGCTGTTCCGCATTCCCTTCCTCGGCCCGGCCATGCGTGCGGCGGAATTCCCCTCCATCGATCGGCACAACCGGCGCCAGGCCCTGGCTGATCTGGCCACCGCTCGGCAGATGATGGAAAGCGGCATCGTCCTCTGGGCTGCGCCTGAGGGCACCCGATCCGCCGATGGCCGTCTGCTGAAGTTCAAGAAGGGCTGCTTCCATCTGGCGCTGGATACCGATGCGGTGATCATTCCCGTGTCCATCCGCGGCATCCACCGCGTGCTGCCGGCCCGCACCTTCCGCCTGAACCTTGGGCAGAAGGTGGAAGTGCACGTGGGCGAGCCCATCGATGCCAGCCGGTACGGCCCGGAGCGGCTCGGTGAGCTGATGGCCGAGACTCGCGAGCGGATGGAGGGGTTGCTGGGGCAGCAGCTCGGTGACGCCACGAATCCTGACGGGGTGACTTCTTATCCACCTCCGGCGCGAACCCTGTAG
- a CDS encoding glutathione peroxidase translates to MKASPILFLSLALLGGQAMAAECPSLLQHELPQLRSKNTIDLCQRFAGKPLVIVNTASHCGFTPQFKGLEALYKRYKDQGLEVLGVPSDDFKQEAASTEETAKVCYVNYGVTFAMTQPQHVTGDEATPLYKELIAQSGQKPRWNFYKYVVDRQGKVIAHFSSLTKPDDPDLLKAVEQALASRP, encoded by the coding sequence ATGAAAGCCTCGCCCATCCTCTTCCTGTCGCTTGCCTTGCTCGGCGGCCAGGCCATGGCTGCCGAATGTCCTTCGCTGCTGCAGCACGAGCTGCCGCAACTTCGTTCCAAGAACACCATCGACCTTTGCCAGCGCTTCGCCGGCAAGCCGCTGGTGATCGTCAACACCGCCAGTCACTGCGGTTTCACCCCGCAGTTCAAAGGGCTTGAAGCGCTCTACAAGCGCTATAAGGACCAGGGGCTGGAAGTGCTCGGCGTGCCTTCGGACGACTTCAAGCAAGAAGCCGCCAGTACCGAGGAAACCGCCAAGGTCTGCTACGTCAACTATGGTGTGACGTTCGCCATGACCCAGCCGCAGCACGTCACTGGTGACGAGGCGACACCGCTTTACAAGGAACTGATCGCCCAGTCAGGGCAGAAACCGCGCTGGAACTTCTACAAGTACGTGGTGGATCGCCAGGGCAAGGTGATTGCGCACTTCTCCAGCCTGACCAAGCCCGACGACCCTGATCTGCTGAAGGCCGTGGAGCAGGCGTTGGCAAGCCGGCCGTGA
- a CDS encoding acyl-CoA dehydrogenase C-terminal domain-containing protein: MPSYKAPLRDTRFLLNEVFDFPAHYRALANGGEATPDMVDAILGECARLCEEVIAPLYHSGDEEGCHLENGEVRTPKGFKEAYDAYVAGGWQGLSHPVEYGGQGLPMSLGALKQEMLGTANWPFSMYPGLSLGAMNTLMQHGTEEQKRTYLVPLTEGRWGGTMCLTEPQCGTDLGQVKTRADANPDGSYSLTGTKIFISSGEHDLTENIVHIVLARLPDAPKGTRGISLFIVPKFLPGTDGGLGERNGVSCGALEKKMGIKASSTCVMNFDGATGFLIGPANKGLECMFTFMNSARIGTAIQGVATAELAYQGALAYARERRSMRALSGTKEPDSVADPLMVHGDVRRMLLTQKAVAEGGRALVYLATQYADRMIEGILHKDERQYAHWDDKLGFLTPILKGCLTELGLESANLGMQVFGGHGYIREHGMEQIVRDARIATLYEGTTGIQALDLLGRKVLLMTQGKAVRDFTGELARFAIELLKTEPAMRGRALVLLRMAAQWNWLTLRIALRARKDRDLVSTASHDFLMYSGYAALAYAWALQERAARVRLREGGADSAEFYRAKLATSDFYFARLLPRAKGHATAMLKPTGTVMGLAGEHFVFE, translated from the coding sequence ATGCCCAGCTACAAAGCCCCGCTGCGCGACACGCGCTTCCTGCTCAACGAAGTCTTCGACTTTCCCGCCCACTACCGCGCCCTGGCCAATGGCGGCGAAGCGACCCCTGACATGGTCGACGCCATCCTCGGCGAATGCGCACGGCTCTGCGAAGAAGTGATCGCCCCGCTCTACCACAGCGGCGACGAGGAAGGTTGCCACCTGGAAAACGGCGAGGTACGCACACCCAAGGGTTTCAAGGAAGCCTACGACGCCTATGTCGCCGGCGGCTGGCAAGGCCTGTCGCACCCGGTGGAATACGGCGGCCAGGGCTTGCCGATGAGCCTCGGTGCTCTTAAGCAGGAAATGCTCGGCACCGCCAACTGGCCGTTCTCCATGTATCCGGGCCTCTCCCTCGGCGCCATGAACACCCTGATGCAGCACGGCACCGAGGAACAGAAAAGGACCTACCTGGTGCCTCTCACCGAAGGCCGCTGGGGCGGCACCATGTGCCTGACCGAGCCCCAGTGCGGCACCGACCTTGGCCAGGTGAAGACCCGCGCCGATGCCAATCCCGACGGCAGCTATTCCCTGACCGGTACCAAGATCTTCATCTCCTCGGGCGAGCACGACCTCACCGAGAACATCGTGCACATCGTGCTCGCCCGACTGCCGGATGCGCCGAAAGGTACGCGCGGCATCTCCCTGTTCATCGTACCCAAGTTCCTTCCCGGCACCGATGGCGGCCTGGGCGAGCGCAACGGGGTGAGCTGCGGGGCGCTGGAGAAGAAAATGGGCATCAAGGCCTCCAGCACCTGCGTGATGAACTTCGACGGTGCCACCGGCTTTCTCATCGGTCCGGCGAACAAGGGCCTCGAATGTATGTTCACCTTCATGAACAGCGCCCGTATCGGGACTGCCATCCAGGGCGTGGCCACCGCGGAACTGGCCTATCAGGGTGCCCTCGCCTACGCCCGCGAACGCCGCTCCATGCGCGCCCTGTCCGGCACCAAGGAACCCGACTCCGTCGCCGACCCACTGATGGTCCACGGCGACGTACGACGCATGCTACTGACCCAGAAAGCCGTGGCCGAAGGTGGCCGTGCGCTGGTCTACCTCGCTACCCAGTACGCCGACCGCATGATCGAAGGCATCCTGCACAAGGACGAACGGCAGTACGCCCACTGGGATGACAAACTCGGTTTCCTCACGCCGATTCTCAAGGGCTGCCTGACCGAGCTGGGCCTGGAAAGCGCCAACCTCGGCATGCAGGTGTTCGGCGGCCATGGCTACATCCGAGAACACGGTATGGAGCAGATCGTCCGCGACGCCCGAATTGCCACCCTCTACGAGGGCACCACCGGCATCCAGGCCCTTGACCTGCTGGGCCGCAAGGTGCTGCTGATGACCCAAGGCAAGGCCGTGCGTGACTTCACAGGCGAGCTCGCCCGTTTCGCCATCGAACTGCTGAAGACCGAACCCGCCATGCGCGGACGAGCCCTGGTGCTGCTCAGGATGGCCGCGCAATGGAACTGGCTGACCCTGCGCATCGCCCTGCGCGCCCGCAAGGACCGCGACCTGGTGAGCACCGCCAGCCACGACTTCCTGATGTACTCCGGCTACGCCGCCCTGGCCTATGCCTGGGCCCTGCAAGAGCGCGCGGCCCGCGTGCGGCTGCGCGAAGGTGGCGCGGACTCCGCCGAGTTCTACCGCGCCAAACTGGCCACCAGCGACTTCTACTTCGCCCGCCTGCTACCTCGCGCAAAAGGGCACGCGACGGCCATGCTGAAGCCGACTGGGACGGTGATGGGACTGGCGGGCGAGCATTTTGTATTTGAGTGA
- a CDS encoding SMP-30/gluconolactonase/LRE family protein, producing MKKLLGVFALLIVALTVYLAITPSPIDPQAWEAPKAPTMTGVLEPNDTLMKAELIAQGQIHGPEDTAIDPQGRLYAGLHDGRIVRISDKGEIETFAETGGRPLGMDFDATGNLIVGDAYKGLLRIDPQGKISVLTTEAEGVPFRFTDDLDIAQDGRIYFTDASSKFQQPDYLLDLLEARPHGRLMRFDPATGNTEVLLKDLYFANGVALSANEDFVLVNETYRYRITRYWLSGEKAGTHDVFIDNLPGLPDNLQGDHQGTFWVALPTPRKSDADFLHTQPWLKAQIAKLPRMFWPKPVSYGFAIQLNEKGEIVHSLHDTSGTHLRMVTSVKPVGDYLYFGSLDNDRIGKLKIR from the coding sequence ATGAAGAAGCTGCTGGGCGTGTTCGCCCTGCTGATCGTCGCCCTGACGGTCTATCTCGCGATTACCCCCTCCCCCATCGATCCGCAGGCATGGGAGGCCCCCAAGGCACCGACCATGACCGGCGTACTGGAACCCAACGACACACTGATGAAGGCCGAGCTCATTGCCCAGGGTCAGATCCATGGCCCGGAGGACACCGCCATCGATCCCCAGGGACGCCTCTATGCCGGCCTGCATGACGGCCGCATCGTGCGTATCAGCGACAAGGGCGAGATCGAAACCTTCGCCGAAACCGGCGGCCGCCCCCTGGGCATGGACTTCGACGCAACCGGAAACCTGATCGTCGGCGACGCTTACAAGGGCCTGCTGCGCATCGACCCGCAAGGCAAGATCAGCGTGCTGACCACCGAGGCCGAAGGCGTGCCGTTCCGCTTCACCGACGACCTGGATATCGCCCAGGACGGCCGCATCTACTTCACCGACGCCTCCAGCAAGTTCCAGCAACCGGACTACCTGCTCGACCTGCTCGAGGCCCGCCCCCACGGCCGGCTGATGCGCTTCGACCCGGCCACAGGCAACACCGAAGTGCTGCTCAAGGACCTGTACTTCGCCAACGGCGTGGCGCTGTCCGCCAACGAGGACTTCGTGCTGGTCAACGAAACCTATCGCTATCGCATCACCCGCTACTGGCTGAGCGGCGAGAAGGCCGGCACCCATGACGTGTTCATCGACAACCTGCCGGGCCTTCCGGACAACCTGCAAGGTGATCACCAAGGCACCTTCTGGGTCGCCCTGCCCACCCCGCGCAAGTCCGATGCCGACTTCCTCCATACCCAGCCCTGGCTGAAGGCGCAGATCGCCAAGCTGCCGCGCATGTTCTGGCCCAAACCGGTGTCCTACGGTTTCGCTATCCAACTGAACGAGAAGGGCGAGATCGTCCATAGCCTGCACGACACCAGCGGCACCCACCTGCGCATGGTGACGTCGGTCAAGCCGGTGGGGGACTACCTGTATTTCGGCAGCCTCGACAATGACCGGATCGGGAAATTGAAGATTCGTTGA
- a CDS encoding MarR family winged helix-turn-helix transcriptional regulator, which yields MLPTQCLCTKLRRVTRSVTRLYDDALEGVGVNVAQYSLLKNLARLDQPSITSLAEALGLDRSTLGRNLKVLEGKGLVQLEGGEDQRNRLVSLTAAGHARLDEALRAWEQVQVQLGQRIGLEKRAALMALLDDLEHIS from the coding sequence ATGTTGCCGACCCAATGCCTCTGTACCAAGCTGCGCCGCGTCACGCGAAGCGTGACCCGGCTCTACGACGATGCTCTCGAGGGCGTTGGGGTGAACGTCGCCCAGTATTCGCTGTTGAAGAACCTGGCGCGGCTGGATCAGCCCAGCATCACCAGCCTGGCGGAAGCCCTGGGTCTGGATCGCAGCACCCTCGGGCGCAATCTGAAGGTGCTTGAAGGCAAGGGGCTGGTGCAGTTGGAGGGCGGTGAGGACCAGCGCAATCGTCTGGTTTCGCTAACCGCTGCCGGGCACGCCAGGCTCGATGAAGCGCTGCGGGCCTGGGAACAGGTACAGGTGCAACTGGGGCAACGCATAGGACTGGAGAAGCGAGCGGCGCTGATGGCGCTGCTGGATGATCTGGAACACATCAGCTGA
- the metC gene encoding cystathionine beta-lyase produces the protein MDDRKLHLETLLAHEGRERGRVGGTVNTPVYRASTLLFPTVEALHAQSGTLNTYGRHGNPTTRSLEHALAGLEGAFGAMLTPSGLSALTTALLATLKPGDHLLMTDSVYDPTRAFCDETLKRFGIETTYYDPLIGGGIAELIRPNTRVVFLESPGSLTFEVQDVPAIAEVAHAHGALVMLDNTWGTPVHFASFKHGVDISIHAATKYIVGHSDVLMGVIMTTEALFPQVRGFYKQLGLSVSADDAYLALRGLRTLSTRLERHQRNAEKVAQWLAEQPEVERILYPALPGAPGHELWKRDFSGACGLFGVMLKAMPEQAVRAMLDGMNLFGMGFSWGGFESLILLTNPSAHRSATTWKADGPLIRLHIGLEHPDDLIADLDAGFQRLRAICR, from the coding sequence GTGGACGACCGCAAGCTGCACCTTGAAACACTCCTGGCCCATGAAGGTCGCGAACGGGGCCGGGTCGGCGGCACCGTCAATACACCGGTCTATCGCGCCTCCACGCTGCTCTTCCCCACCGTGGAAGCCCTGCACGCGCAGAGCGGCACCCTCAATACCTACGGACGCCATGGCAACCCCACCACCCGCTCCCTGGAACATGCCCTGGCGGGCCTGGAAGGCGCCTTCGGGGCAATGCTCACCCCCAGCGGCCTGAGCGCCCTTACCACCGCCCTGCTGGCGACCCTCAAGCCCGGCGACCACCTGCTGATGACCGATTCGGTGTACGACCCGACTCGCGCCTTCTGCGACGAAACCCTGAAGCGCTTCGGCATCGAGACCACCTACTACGACCCGCTGATCGGCGGCGGCATAGCCGAGCTGATCCGTCCGAATACCCGTGTGGTGTTCCTCGAATCTCCTGGCTCCCTGACCTTCGAGGTACAGGATGTGCCGGCCATAGCCGAGGTCGCCCATGCCCACGGTGCCCTGGTGATGCTCGACAACACCTGGGGCACCCCGGTGCACTTCGCTTCCTTCAAGCACGGCGTAGACATCTCCATCCACGCCGCCACCAAGTACATCGTCGGCCACTCGGACGTGCTGATGGGCGTAATCATGACCACCGAGGCGCTGTTCCCCCAGGTGCGCGGCTTCTACAAGCAGCTCGGCCTGTCGGTCAGCGCCGACGATGCCTACCTTGCCCTGCGCGGCCTGCGTACCCTGTCCACGCGCCTGGAACGCCACCAGCGCAACGCGGAAAAGGTCGCGCAGTGGCTGGCCGAGCAGCCGGAAGTGGAACGCATCCTCTATCCCGCCCTACCCGGCGCCCCCGGCCATGAGCTGTGGAAACGCGACTTCAGCGGCGCCTGCGGTCTCTTCGGAGTGATGTTAAAGGCGATGCCAGAGCAAGCCGTGCGCGCCATGCTCGACGGCATGAACCTGTTCGGCATGGGCTTCAGCTGGGGCGGCTTCGAGAGCCTCATCCTGCTGACCAATCCCAGCGCCCATCGCAGCGCGACGACCTGGAAGGCCGACGGCCCGCTGATACGCCTGCACATCGGCCTGGAGCATCCGGACGACCTGATCGCCGACCTTGACGCTGGCTTCCAGCGTCTTCGCGCCATCTGCCGTTGA